A stretch of Oncorhynchus mykiss isolate Arlee chromosome 12, USDA_OmykA_1.1, whole genome shotgun sequence DNA encodes these proteins:
- the LOC110486866 gene encoding testis-expressed protein 2: MTQTGEENATHRAAPTDPQHHPSTMSYYPTANHRVWGTTSPGTGDHVSESGLGLGLGLEPGQGRRSSGFHIPLSPSSPGSLADLAMASSPPPGLVKSSSTELQTKETGSLRSSKPLLSLVKSLSTEISHLEHEVYLSKSDSKLHMHPWKQFTQTQPKLQEAGFGNDSWMAPPSPVSPTEPKGSSLMTEFEDTRRKFSEAIQDPMSMWGKMMGDESSLGSPKQKVSGGVGDSPASLGSCGGGGSGTPLNIEDGSTETQVRYRRGTDSELGVCETPLRRPRKGLLKPSLSPEHHSQLGDSLYEICTNGDLIQVVEVQGVGTSGAGNRGQHRGTHPQARGRIPGVPVASVPVRWLLFVGVLAYGFFVLPLPSYVTGLSLGLACGFLLGLVVVLVLTPRPRSRALPPWGTTGARWSQDNSLLPSDPVGGPRTDAEVLEGWMNEMPVYDPETYHPSLTHSVYATLEGSRLRLAYPRTNIPRQAAFDEPPHEVVFLRSRCYQLANCKVSLLPAALARKRVWNKKYPICIILAEGEVGREEEEERVEEGQEEEEEEERTDKQTLPDTQTQGLPDTLYLFGRTGREKEDWFQHFLLASKSEFKSSPIRDVPKSEVLCSGSSSMDSTEHLPSLIGLRDLVDYGSYMSRLIGLEGSSPSPSPSPCHSDQGSPTARKRFPSEEASAEGGCPAEGQPAWVNALVGRIFWDFLREKYWVDLVAHKIQKKLSKIRLPYFVNELKLADLDMGTCIPQALSISKPSLDHRGLWLEMEVVYTGCLQMTLETKLNLCKLGKEKSIGVDADGHIPETSQVGSKPRLCVLADSDEESSSADSSDEEEVPPTEPQGTLGDKSTGTPPPPATDGGSGGSTGRRFLRFVDKIASSKYFQKATENEYIKKKIAEVSNMPLMLTVEVLELSGTLAVNIPPPPTDRIWYSFRVPPRLDLRVRPMLGEREVTFTHVTEWIEKKLSREFQKEFVMPNMDDLYLPLMSSVLDNPPAAQHSPAHSSRRSSNDSQYYVSE; the protein is encoded by the exons ATGACTCAGACTGGGGAAGAGAATGCTACTCACCGTGCAGCACCCACTGATCCCCAGCACCACCCCAGCACCATGTCTTACTACCCTACAGCCAACCACCGTGTTTGGGGGACCACGTCTCCAGGAACGGGGGACCACGTCTCCGAATCAGGCCTGGGGCTAGGTTTGGGGCTGGAGCCAGGTCAGGGACGCCGCTCCTCGGGCTtccacatccccctctccccctcctctccggGCTCCCTGGCTGACCTGGCAATGGCCTCGTCGCCACCCCCCGGCCTGGTGAAGTCCTCCTCCACAGAGCTGCAGACCAAAGAGACTGGTTCCTTGAGAAGCTCCAAACCCCTCCTCAGCCTGGTCAAGTCCCTCTCCACCGAGATCTCCCACCTCGAGCATGAGGTCTACCTCTCCAAGTCGGACTCCAAGCTCCACATGCACCCCTGGAAGCAGTTCACCCAGACCCAACCCAAGCTCCAGGAGGCTGGTTTTGGGAATGATAGCTGGATGGCACCCCCGTCCCCCGTTTCCCCCACGGAGCCCAAAGGAAGTTCCCTGATGACCGAGTTCGAGGACACGCGGAGGAAGTTCTCGGAGGCCATACAGGACCCCATGAGCATGTGGGGTAAAATGATGGGGGACGAGTCGAGCTTGGGGAGCCCCAAACAGAAGGTGTCTGGGGGGGTCGGGGACTCACCTGCCTCCCTTGGTAGCTGTGGAGGTGGTGGGAGTGGGACCCCATTGAACATTGAAGATGGGAGCACAGAGACACAAGTAAGATACAGACGTGGAACAGACAGTGAACTGGGTGTGTGTGAAACCCCACTAAGGAGACCCAGGAAGGGCCTTCTGAAGCCCTCACTTTCCCCAGAGCACCATAGCCAGCTGGGGGATAGCCTCTACGAGATCTGCACCAACGGAGACCTCATCCAGGTGGTAGAGGTCCAGGGGGTCGGAACCAGTGGAGCTGGTAACAGAGGTCAGCATCGAGGAACCCATCCCCAGGCTCGAGGCAGGATTCCTGGGGTTCCTGTAGCCTCAGTGCCTGTCCGCTGGCTCTTGTTTGTGGGCGTACTTGCCTATGGGTTCTTTGTGCTCCCTCTGCCCTCCTATGTGACTGGGCTGTCCCTGGGGCTAGCATGTGGGTTCCTGTTAGGGTTGGTGGTGGTCCTGGTGTTAACGCCACGTCCGCGCTCCAGAGCTTTGCCCCCCTGGGGCACTACAGGGGCCCGGTGGTCCCAAGACAACAGCCTGCTGCCCTCTGACCCTGTTGGTGGGCCGCGCACAGATGCAGAAGTCCTGGAG GGCTGGATGAACGAGATGCCCGTGTACGACCCAGAGACCTACCACCCGTCGCTCACCCACTCTGTGTATGCCACCCTGGAGGGCAGCCGCCTACGCCTGGCCTACCCCCGCACCAACATCCCCCGACAGGCAGCCTTCGACGAACCGCCCCATGAAGTCGTGTTCCTGCGCTCGCGCTGCTACCAGCTGGCCAACTGCAAG GTCTCCCTGTTGCCTGCTGCCTTGGCACGGAAGAGAGTTTGGAATAAGAAGTACCCTATCTGTATCATACTGGccgagggagaggtggggagagaggaggaggaggagagagtggaagaggggcaagaggaggaggaggaggaggagaggacagacaagcagacactcccagacacacagacacagggccTCCCCGACACTCTCTACCTTTTTGGTCGtacaggaagagagaaggaggattGGTTCCAGCACTTCCTGTTAGCCTCGAAGTCAGAGTTCAAGAGCAGCCCGATCAGAGACGTGCCGAAGTCTG agGTGTTATGCAGTGGGAGCTCCAGTATGGACAGTACGGAGCACCTGCCCTCTCTGATTGGTCTGCGTGATCTGGTGGACTACGGCTCCTACATGAGCCGCCTCATTGGCTTAGAGGGTagcagtcccagtcccagccccagcccctgcCACAGTGACCAGGGAAGCCCCACAGCCAGGAAGAGG TTCCCCAGTGAGGAGGCATCAGCAGAGGGGGGCTGCCCAGCAGAGGGCCAACCGGCCTGGGTCAATGCCCTGGTGGGGAGGATCTTCTGGGACTTCCTCCGGGAGAAGTACTGGGTGGACCTGGTGGCCCACAAGATCCAGAAGAAGCTGAGTAAGATCAGG TTGCCGTACTTTGTGAATGAACTGAAGTTGGCTGATCTGGACATGGGTACCTGCATACCTCAGGCGCTCAGCATCTCCAAACCCTCACTGGACCacagag GCCTGTGGTTGGAGATGGAGGTGGTGTATACAGGCTGCCTACAGATGACCCTGGAGACGAAGTTGAACCTGTGTAAACTGGGGAAGGAGAAGTCCATTGGGGTGGATGCTGACGGACACATCCCAGAGACTAGCCAAGTAGG ctcCAAGCCCAGGCTGTGTGTATTAGCTGACAGTGATGAGGAGTCCTCCAGTGCCGACTCGTCTGATGAGGAGGAGGTGCCGCCTACTGAACCCCAGGGAACTCTGGGAGATAAGAGCACAGGCACGCCACCACCACCAGCGACTGATGG TGGGAGTGGTGGGAGCACCGGCAGACGGTTCCTGAGGTTCGTGGACAAGATCGCCTCGTCCAAGTACTTCCAGAAGGCCACGGAGAACGAGTACATCAAGAAGAAGATCGCTGAGGTCTCCAACATGCCACTGATGCTCACTGTGGAAGTTCTAGAACTCTCAGGGACTCTGGCTGTCAACATTCCACCTCCCCCTACTGACAGGATATG GTACAGTTTCCGTGTGCCTCCCAGGCTGGACCTGCGTGTGCGTCCCAtgctaggagagagggaggtcacCTTCACACACGTCACAGAGTGGATTGAGAAGAAGCTGAGTCGAGAGTTTCAG AAGGAGTTTGTGATGCCCAACATGGATGACCTCTATCTTCCTCTCATGTCCTCCGTGCTGGACAACCCTCCAGCAGCCCAGCATTCTCCAGCCCACTCCTCACGCCGCTCCTCCAACGACTCCCAGTACTACGTGTCTGAATAG